One window from the genome of Cyclobacterium amurskyense encodes:
- a CDS encoding outer membrane protein assembly factor BamB family protein, translating into MKHMLRTYLPLFLVLIFQFCISPEDTKKIIDDEEEEEEEEEVVLEDPTDLPFTVEWSINKEGDEIGGSFSPFLHIGETDLYLYSPYGGKGIVSLNKANQETNWNINKESIGGPFTMKTIGDHLWAMTADINNPTVIKVDPSDGNVLFEKPSGTFPSGQVDGNWFGLRKRETSLYKVSLETGNDEIACEELLVDNIRNFLFRDDKLVLMVVRGGRNLLSIDPNTCNEYWEVFNYDEPNFGHLNYYSFAVDLGSTLLSVSPDNFILRSPTTGEAEWKYPEGFNNNTLDLTHMLHFESKKSLIYHDKESGKVVAINWSSQSKTWESEIQNRDVGQLFLVKDRLFLYTKNNFLYEINVENGQTISEREIKELYPFDTSIIPFSINRLEDYFGERYFKIYGDEIYYTTEQSLLVSARLD; encoded by the coding sequence ATGAAGCATATGTTACGTACTTACTTGCCCTTATTCTTAGTACTAATTTTCCAATTTTGTATTTCTCCCGAAGACACAAAAAAGATAATAGATGACGAAGAGGAAGAAGAGGAGGAGGAAGAGGTAGTACTGGAAGACCCCACAGATCTGCCATTTACAGTCGAATGGTCCATCAACAAGGAAGGTGATGAAATTGGTGGCTCCTTTTCCCCGTTTTTGCATATAGGTGAAACCGACCTTTACCTATACAGCCCCTATGGTGGAAAGGGAATTGTTTCTTTGAACAAAGCCAATCAGGAAACCAACTGGAACATCAATAAAGAAAGTATAGGAGGCCCCTTTACCATGAAAACCATTGGAGATCACCTTTGGGCCATGACGGCAGACATTAATAATCCAACTGTGATCAAAGTAGATCCTTCAGATGGCAATGTACTATTTGAAAAGCCTTCCGGAACATTCCCTTCCGGGCAGGTAGATGGTAACTGGTTTGGCTTAAGAAAAAGGGAGACATCCCTCTACAAGGTAAGTTTGGAAACCGGCAATGACGAAATCGCATGTGAGGAGTTATTGGTAGACAATATTAGAAATTTCCTTTTCAGAGATGACAAGTTGGTGCTGATGGTGGTACGTGGAGGTAGAAATTTGCTTTCTATAGATCCCAATACTTGTAATGAATACTGGGAGGTTTTCAATTATGACGAGCCCAACTTTGGTCACCTCAACTATTATTCCTTTGCCGTGGATCTTGGAAGCACCCTACTAAGCGTCAGCCCGGATAATTTCATCTTACGTTCTCCTACTACAGGAGAAGCTGAATGGAAATACCCTGAAGGTTTCAATAACAATACACTTGACCTGACCCATATGCTTCACTTTGAAAGCAAGAAGTCCTTGATCTACCACGACAAAGAATCCGGAAAAGTGGTGGCCATCAACTGGTCTTCCCAATCTAAAACATGGGAATCAGAGATTCAGAATAGAGATGTCGGCCAATTGTTTCTGGTAAAGGATAGGCTCTTTCTTTATACAAAAAACAACTTTCTCTATGAGATCAATGTAGAAAATGGTCAGACCATTTCAGAAAGAGAGATAAAGGAGCTTTATCCTTTCGACACTTCAATCATTCCCTTTTCCATCAATCGTTTAGAAGATTATTTTGGTGAAAGGTATTTCAAAATTTATGGAGATGAAATCTATTACACCACCGAACAAAGCCTCTTGGTTTCAGCGAGGTTAGATTAA
- a CDS encoding beta-galactosidase translates to MIKTPNILDQNFQKFNLLISLLSLFTIAHPVSAQIKSEVHWENGSPSLIIDGEQYPPFAYMSYLGEEEYYTEIAASGIHLYNLPAYLGEGGINTISGIGAFRNSIWKGENEYDFSSIEVDFEKILNADPKAKVVIRFYLDPPRWWTLANPSAAAQLPDGSLFRQSFASEEWREKTKVAFQDCLDWLLKSKYRNNLAGIHVASGFTEEWFYHPKQYQDQNPVRLKAFRDWLKNKYGTVQSLRTAWNAPSVTFDNAQLSNIDEPVTDISWRDPIKDQNYIDTYRFHTEVLVDNIAYFCKIVKEKSDGKLLTGAFYGYHYFVTDPRRGHGSLAKLLDCPDLDYLSSPNVYNRSIGEDWPPMVAVNSVHKHGKLWLAENDTRTSITTLLKDRSQGIAPPGQYESGVWLGPKDHDASVSLLWKNAARMLAYGYGGWWFDMWGGWFSDPEMLQVLEKTQQFHHDYPSKNPEKMKPSVLVIVDEELSFWDKSYGRLTEKILSNRYPIAKTGSAYDLYLRTDLQEISHSQYQVIWLMGLLQLTDKETTLIKKWQKLGKTVLWTNDKGTTLNFPGKAAKFLPEKLQWKPSELKKIWAEAGVHQYITTEDICYVGRNWLSLHSVDGGEKNIQLPYLAQVIDPLTNKVLSDSTNQIQIKMDAKSTVIFRVNPF, encoded by the coding sequence ATGATAAAAACCCCGAATATATTGGACCAAAATTTTCAAAAATTTAACCTTCTGATTTCCCTACTCTCTCTGTTTACCATAGCTCATCCAGTAAGCGCACAAATAAAATCTGAAGTTCATTGGGAGAATGGAAGCCCTTCTTTGATTATTGATGGAGAGCAATATCCACCTTTTGCCTACATGTCCTATTTGGGAGAGGAAGAATATTATACGGAAATTGCTGCTTCCGGAATTCATCTATACAACCTTCCAGCTTACTTGGGAGAGGGAGGAATAAATACTATCTCAGGAATTGGTGCTTTTAGAAATTCAATATGGAAAGGAGAAAATGAATATGACTTTTCAAGCATAGAAGTAGATTTTGAGAAAATACTTAATGCGGATCCAAAAGCCAAGGTAGTCATCCGCTTTTACCTTGATCCACCTCGCTGGTGGACTTTAGCAAACCCATCAGCAGCAGCACAGTTGCCAGATGGTTCATTATTCCGCCAAAGTTTTGCTTCAGAAGAGTGGCGAGAAAAAACAAAAGTGGCTTTTCAGGATTGTCTGGATTGGTTGCTAAAATCCAAATACCGTAACAATCTGGCAGGAATTCATGTGGCCAGTGGTTTTACGGAAGAATGGTTTTACCATCCTAAACAGTACCAGGACCAAAACCCTGTCCGACTAAAAGCCTTCCGTGATTGGTTAAAGAATAAATATGGTACAGTTCAATCACTGAGAACAGCCTGGAATGCACCGTCTGTCACTTTTGACAATGCCCAGCTGAGCAATATCGATGAGCCTGTCACTGATATCTCATGGAGAGACCCCATTAAAGACCAAAACTACATCGACACGTATCGGTTCCATACGGAAGTTTTGGTGGACAATATTGCCTATTTCTGCAAGATTGTCAAAGAGAAGAGTGATGGCAAATTGTTGACAGGGGCATTTTATGGGTACCATTATTTCGTCACCGACCCAAGGAGAGGCCATGGATCTCTGGCAAAGCTATTGGATTGCCCGGACCTGGATTATTTGTCCAGCCCAAATGTTTACAATAGGTCAATTGGGGAAGATTGGCCTCCTATGGTGGCGGTGAATTCTGTTCACAAGCATGGAAAGCTTTGGTTGGCAGAAAACGATACACGGACTTCAATTACTACGCTTTTAAAAGACCGCTCTCAAGGAATAGCTCCTCCTGGTCAATATGAAAGTGGGGTTTGGCTTGGCCCTAAAGACCATGATGCTTCTGTCTCATTGCTATGGAAAAATGCAGCAAGAATGCTGGCTTACGGTTATGGGGGCTGGTGGTTTGACATGTGGGGAGGTTGGTTTAGTGATCCTGAAATGCTTCAGGTATTGGAAAAGACCCAGCAATTTCACCATGACTACCCGTCTAAAAACCCAGAGAAAATGAAGCCTTCTGTATTGGTAATTGTCGATGAAGAACTTTCATTTTGGGACAAAAGTTATGGTAGACTTACTGAGAAAATATTGTCTAATCGATATCCAATAGCCAAAACAGGAAGTGCCTATGACCTTTATCTAAGGACAGACTTACAAGAGATTAGCCACAGTCAATACCAAGTAATCTGGCTTATGGGCTTGCTTCAATTAACCGATAAAGAAACTACCCTTATCAAAAAGTGGCAGAAACTGGGCAAAACCGTTTTGTGGACCAACGATAAAGGAACAACCCTTAACTTCCCTGGAAAAGCCGCCAAATTTCTTCCGGAAAAGTTGCAATGGAAGCCTTCCGAGCTTAAGAAAATCTGGGCAGAAGCTGGCGTTCACCAATACATAACTACGGAAGACATCTGTTATGTAGGAAGAAATTGGCTAAGCTTACATTCCGTTGATGGTGGAGAAAAAAACATTCAACTCCCCTATTTAGCGCAAGTAATTGACCCATTAACAAACAAGGTATTGTCCGATTCCACCAACCAAATCCAAATAAAAATGGATGCAAAATCAACGGTTATTTTCCGGGTTAATCCATTCTAA
- a CDS encoding TfoX/Sxy family protein, whose product MAYDERLADRVREYLFEVGQLEVEEKAMFGGLAFLVNEKMCVNVSGTKLMCRYDPELVEEVAEVNGFQSMVMKGRVYKGYCYVSAEAITTKREMAYWIDLCLDFNEKTKSSKK is encoded by the coding sequence ATGGCATATGATGAAAGGCTTGCAGATAGGGTTCGTGAATATCTTTTCGAAGTAGGACAATTGGAAGTGGAGGAAAAAGCCATGTTTGGAGGCCTGGCTTTTTTGGTCAATGAAAAAATGTGCGTGAATGTAAGTGGTACAAAGCTTATGTGTAGATATGACCCCGAATTAGTGGAAGAGGTAGCTGAAGTAAATGGGTTCCAATCCATGGTTATGAAAGGGAGGGTGTACAAAGGTTATTGTTACGTAAGCGCTGAAGCCATCACAACAAAAAGAGAAATGGCTTATTGGATTGACCTTTGCCTGGATTTCAATGAGAAAACCAAATCTTCAAAAAAGTAA
- a CDS encoding alpha-L-rhamnosidase-related protein, translated as MSFMQSAVRPLFSILLFFAICSNAFAQLPPAFNNGRDYKVADDSRTRKYIAPVKIFWKSTENTALIKNENHLLNQPIGQAILTNKQDFLVMKSTETEKPGILLDFGVNLHGGIQLVTGMIGSKDPVRVRIRLGESVTEAMSSIDTIHGATNDHAMRDFIVSLPWLGKLEVGNSGFRYARIDLVDPNKELLLKEANAILVYRDIPYLGSFKSNDERLNKIWDMGAYTVHMNMQEYLWDGIKRDRLVWVGDLHPEVSTINAVFGYNEVVPKSLDLIRDITPMPEWMNGISTYSMWWIIIHRDWYLHHGDKDYLKAQEDYLIKLTRHMASRVEGNKEKLDGTRFLDWPSSENPEAIHAGLQSMLIWAFDASGEIYTVLENDEMAKEAKAMAAKLRTYHPDHAGSKQAASLMSLTGIMDPSKANRQVISKNGVADFSTFYGYYMLEAKAKAGDYQGAIENIREYWGAMIDLGATTFWEDFNIKWLENAARIDDFVPDDKVDVHASYGGYSYDKLRHNLSHGWASGPTAWMSRHVLGVHVLDPGSKTILIDPHLGDLEWVEGTFPTPYGLVYVKHKKQSDGTVKSEISGPDKVNIVYPK; from the coding sequence ATGAGTTTTATGCAAAGCGCTGTAAGGCCACTTTTTTCAATATTACTGTTTTTCGCAATCTGTTCCAATGCCTTTGCTCAATTGCCACCGGCATTTAACAATGGCAGGGACTATAAAGTAGCCGATGATTCCCGAACGCGGAAATACATTGCCCCGGTAAAAATATTCTGGAAATCCACCGAAAACACTGCTTTAATAAAGAACGAAAATCATCTCCTTAACCAACCAATTGGCCAGGCCATTCTTACCAATAAGCAAGACTTTTTGGTCATGAAAAGTACTGAAACTGAAAAACCGGGGATCTTGTTGGATTTTGGTGTCAACCTGCATGGAGGGATTCAATTGGTGACGGGTATGATAGGATCAAAAGATCCCGTGCGTGTACGGATAAGATTGGGAGAGTCGGTTACTGAAGCAATGTCATCCATTGATACCATACATGGGGCTACAAATGACCATGCCATGCGTGATTTTATTGTTTCCCTTCCATGGCTTGGGAAACTTGAAGTTGGTAATTCGGGATTCCGATATGCAAGGATAGACTTGGTAGACCCTAACAAAGAGTTACTGCTAAAGGAAGCCAATGCCATATTGGTCTACAGAGACATTCCATATCTGGGAAGTTTTAAGAGTAATGATGAACGTTTGAATAAGATTTGGGACATGGGGGCTTATACGGTTCACATGAACATGCAAGAGTACCTTTGGGATGGGATAAAAAGAGATCGTTTGGTCTGGGTAGGAGATTTGCACCCTGAGGTTTCAACGATTAATGCAGTCTTTGGATACAATGAGGTGGTTCCTAAAAGTCTTGACCTGATCCGTGACATTACACCTATGCCTGAATGGATGAACGGGATCAGTACTTATTCTATGTGGTGGATTATTATTCACCGTGACTGGTACCTGCATCATGGGGACAAGGACTATTTAAAAGCCCAAGAAGACTATTTGATTAAACTTACTAGGCACATGGCAAGTAGGGTGGAAGGCAATAAAGAAAAATTGGATGGTACCCGTTTTCTAGATTGGCCATCAAGTGAAAACCCTGAAGCCATTCATGCCGGCTTACAATCCATGTTGATTTGGGCTTTTGATGCTTCGGGTGAGATTTATACTGTATTGGAAAATGATGAAATGGCCAAAGAGGCAAAGGCTATGGCCGCAAAATTGAGGACTTACCATCCTGATCATGCAGGGTCTAAGCAAGCTGCTTCCCTAATGTCATTAACTGGTATAATGGATCCTTCTAAAGCCAATCGCCAAGTGATTTCCAAAAATGGCGTGGCTGATTTTTCTACTTTTTATGGGTATTATATGCTGGAAGCCAAGGCCAAGGCTGGTGATTACCAAGGAGCGATTGAAAATATTAGAGAGTATTGGGGCGCGATGATTGACCTCGGTGCAACTACTTTTTGGGAAGATTTTAATATCAAGTGGTTGGAAAATGCTGCAAGAATTGATGATTTCGTCCCTGATGATAAAGTGGACGTACATGCAAGTTATGGAGGCTACAGCTATGATAAACTCCGTCATAACTTGAGTCATGGCTGGGCTTCTGGTCCTACTGCGTGGATGAGTAGACATGTGCTTGGTGTCCATGTTTTGGACCCGGGATCAAAGACCATTCTAATTGATCCGCATTTGGGAGATTTGGAATGGGTGGAAGGAACATTCCCCACTCCTTATGGTTTGGTTTATGTCAAGCATAAAAAGCAGAGTGATGGCACAGTGAAGAGTGAAATTTCAGGACCTGATAAAGTCAATATTGTGTATCCTAAATGA
- a CDS encoding ribonucleoside-diphosphate reductase subunit alpha yields MLVIKRDGRRESVRFDKITTRIENLCYGLDARYIHPIEVAKKVIDGLYDGVTTTELDNLAAEVCASLTVIHPEYAILAARIAISNLHKTTSKSFSNTMKRLYTYINPKTDENAALIAPDVYGIIKKHAAKLDEVIDYTRDFDYDFFGFKTLERSYLIKLDGKVVERPQHMLMRVSIGIHKEDIESAIDTYHLLSQKWFTHATPTLFNAGTPKPQLSSCFLLTMKDDSIDGIYDTLKQCAKISQSAGGIGLSIHNVRAKGSYIRGTNGVSNGIVPMLRNFDMTARYVDQGGGKRKGSFAIYLEPWHADIKDFLDLKKNHGKDELRARDLFYAVWVSDLFMKRVEANEDWSLFCPHEAPGLADCYGDEFERLYEKYEKEGRARETIKAQELWFEILESQIETGTPYILYKDAANSKSNQKNLGTIKSSNLCTEIMEYTSPDEVAVCNLASIALPKYVTTGKDGKKYFDHKKLYEVTKVVTKNLNKVIDVNYYPVPEARKSNFRHRPVGLGIQGLADTFILLRMPFDSDEAKGLNEDIFETIYFAAMETSMELAKVNGTYETYEGSPVSKGIFQFDMWGVTPKSGRWNWSELKEKVNKYGVRNSLLVAPMPTASTSQILGNNECFEPYTSNIYTRRTLSGEFVVVNKHLMKDLIRLGLWTDGMKNRLIAANGSVQNMPDIPQNLKDLYKTVWEISQKVIIDMAADRGAYVCQSQSMNLFLQEPNFGKLTSMHFYAWKKGLKTGIYYLRSKAASSAIQFTVDKSQLNGDKLEAVDLDSKKQQQEAIICSLDNPDECEACGS; encoded by the coding sequence ATGTTAGTAATAAAAAGAGACGGTAGAAGAGAATCCGTCAGATTTGACAAAATCACAACAAGAATAGAAAACCTTTGCTACGGGTTGGATGCACGCTACATCCACCCTATCGAAGTTGCAAAAAAAGTAATTGATGGGCTTTATGATGGGGTAACAACCACAGAGCTTGACAATCTCGCTGCTGAGGTATGTGCCTCCCTGACAGTAATACATCCTGAATACGCAATTCTTGCTGCAAGAATCGCTATTTCAAACCTACACAAGACTACAAGTAAGTCGTTTTCAAATACCATGAAACGACTATATACCTACATCAATCCAAAAACTGATGAGAATGCAGCACTGATTGCTCCTGACGTCTATGGAATTATTAAAAAACATGCTGCCAAACTAGATGAGGTAATTGACTATACCAGGGATTTTGATTACGATTTCTTTGGTTTCAAAACCCTAGAAAGAAGTTATCTTATTAAACTTGACGGTAAAGTTGTAGAGAGACCACAGCACATGCTTATGCGGGTCTCTATAGGTATCCACAAAGAAGACATAGAGTCAGCAATTGACACCTACCACCTTTTGTCTCAGAAATGGTTTACACACGCTACACCTACCCTATTTAATGCAGGTACGCCTAAGCCACAACTGTCTTCTTGTTTCCTACTTACAATGAAGGACGACAGTATTGATGGAATTTATGACACATTAAAACAATGTGCTAAAATTTCTCAATCTGCAGGAGGTATAGGCCTTTCTATCCATAACGTAAGGGCTAAAGGCTCTTATATCAGGGGTACCAATGGAGTGTCTAATGGGATTGTCCCAATGTTGAGAAACTTTGACATGACCGCCAGGTATGTAGATCAAGGTGGAGGGAAAAGAAAAGGCAGCTTTGCCATTTACTTGGAACCTTGGCATGCTGACATCAAGGACTTTCTTGACCTTAAGAAAAACCACGGTAAAGATGAACTCCGTGCAAGAGACTTGTTTTATGCTGTATGGGTTTCTGACTTATTCATGAAACGTGTAGAGGCCAATGAAGACTGGTCTTTGTTCTGCCCTCACGAAGCACCTGGATTGGCAGATTGCTATGGTGATGAGTTTGAAAGACTCTATGAAAAATATGAAAAAGAAGGACGTGCGCGTGAAACTATAAAAGCACAGGAGCTTTGGTTTGAGATTTTGGAATCCCAAATCGAAACTGGTACCCCATACATTCTTTATAAAGATGCTGCCAACAGTAAGTCCAACCAAAAGAACCTTGGTACCATCAAGTCTTCCAACTTGTGTACAGAAATCATGGAGTATACTTCTCCAGATGAGGTGGCTGTTTGTAACCTGGCTTCTATTGCACTTCCTAAATATGTCACTACAGGAAAAGACGGTAAAAAATATTTTGATCATAAGAAACTTTATGAGGTAACTAAAGTGGTTACCAAAAACCTTAATAAAGTAATTGATGTCAACTATTACCCTGTACCAGAAGCCCGAAAATCTAACTTCAGGCACAGACCTGTTGGATTAGGTATTCAAGGACTGGCGGATACTTTCATTCTTTTGAGAATGCCTTTCGACTCTGATGAAGCCAAAGGGCTCAACGAAGATATCTTTGAAACCATCTATTTTGCAGCAATGGAGACATCCATGGAACTTGCAAAAGTCAATGGCACTTATGAAACCTATGAAGGATCTCCAGTGTCAAAAGGTATATTCCAGTTTGATATGTGGGGTGTAACTCCAAAATCTGGACGTTGGAACTGGTCAGAACTCAAAGAAAAAGTAAACAAGTATGGGGTAAGGAATTCACTTTTAGTGGCTCCAATGCCGACAGCCTCCACCTCCCAAATCTTGGGTAATAATGAGTGCTTTGAACCATATACTAGTAATATCTACACTCGTAGAACCTTATCAGGTGAGTTCGTTGTAGTCAACAAACACCTAATGAAAGACTTGATCAGATTGGGTCTTTGGACGGATGGAATGAAAAACAGACTGATCGCTGCCAATGGCTCCGTTCAAAATATGCCTGACATCCCTCAAAACCTAAAAGACCTCTACAAAACAGTGTGGGAAATCTCTCAAAAGGTAATTATAGACATGGCTGCCGATAGAGGTGCTTATGTATGTCAGTCACAAAGCATGAACTTGTTCTTACAAGAGCCTAACTTTGGAAAATTAACCTCTATGCATTTCTATGCATGGAAAAAAGGTCTTAAAACTGGTATTTATTACTTGCGTTCTAAAGCAGCAAGTAGCGCCATTCAGTTTACAGTAGACAAATCTCAATTGAATGGAGATAAGCTTGAAGCTGTAGATTTGGATAGCAAAAAACAACAACAAGAAGCCATTATATGCTCCTTGGATAATCCAGACGAATGTGAAGCTTGTGGTAGTTGA
- a CDS encoding ribonucleotide-diphosphate reductase subunit beta, giving the protein MKPEPILEQGDNSRFVLFPIQHDDIWEYYKMAEASFWTAEEIDLGQDLNDWKNLSDGERHFISHVLAFFAASDGIVNENLAEHFVAEVQYTEAKFFYGFQIAMENIHSETYSLLIDTYIKNADERDHLFNAIEHLDCVKKKAEWALRWIDKGNFMERLVAFAAVEGIFFSGSFCSIFWLKKRGLMPGLTFSNELISRDEGLHCDFACHLYTKHLVNKLPQEQVTEIIKDAVEIEKEFVTDALPVRLIGMNSELMCQYIEFVADRLLLELGCSKVWNSKNPFDFMDMISLEGKTNFFEKRVGDYQKAGVMKNKDDSSSSDKFSVEEDF; this is encoded by the coding sequence ATGAAGCCAGAGCCAATATTAGAACAGGGAGACAACAGCAGATTTGTATTATTCCCCATCCAACATGATGACATTTGGGAGTATTATAAGATGGCTGAGGCAAGTTTTTGGACTGCTGAAGAGATAGATTTAGGTCAAGACCTTAATGACTGGAAGAATCTAAGTGATGGAGAACGACATTTCATTTCTCATGTTTTGGCATTTTTTGCTGCAAGTGATGGAATTGTCAATGAAAATCTAGCAGAACATTTCGTAGCAGAAGTACAATACACAGAAGCAAAGTTTTTTTATGGTTTCCAGATAGCAATGGAAAACATCCATAGTGAAACCTATAGCTTATTAATAGACACTTATATCAAAAATGCAGACGAACGTGATCATCTATTCAATGCAATAGAACACCTAGACTGTGTTAAGAAGAAAGCGGAGTGGGCATTGCGTTGGATAGACAAAGGGAATTTTATGGAACGACTAGTTGCTTTTGCAGCAGTTGAAGGCATATTCTTCTCTGGCTCATTTTGCTCAATCTTCTGGTTGAAAAAAAGAGGCCTAATGCCTGGTTTGACTTTTTCTAACGAGTTAATCTCCAGAGATGAAGGACTACACTGCGATTTTGCTTGCCATCTATACACCAAGCATTTGGTCAATAAATTGCCGCAGGAGCAGGTTACAGAAATCATCAAAGATGCTGTAGAAATAGAAAAAGAATTTGTAACAGACGCATTGCCTGTAAGACTTATTGGCATGAATTCTGAATTAATGTGCCAATACATTGAATTTGTAGCAGACAGGCTGCTACTTGAATTGGGATGTTCTAAAGTTTGGAACAGCAAGAACCCGTTTGATTTTATGGACATGATTTCTTTAGAAGGAAAAACCAATTTCTTCGAAAAACGTGTGGGTGATTATCAAAAAGCAGGGGTTATGAAAAACAAGGACGATTCTTCCTCCTCAGACAAATTTTCTGTAGAAGAGGACTTTTAA
- the rplU gene encoding 50S ribosomal protein L21, whose amino-acid sequence MYAIVNISGKQFKVTKDQQIFAPKMQGEVDASVEFDQVLLAEDNGTVSIGAPLLSGAKVSGKILDHVKGDKVIVFKKKRRKGYKKKNGHRQQFTKIVIENITL is encoded by the coding sequence ATGTACGCAATAGTTAACATTTCCGGTAAGCAGTTCAAAGTAACAAAAGATCAACAAATCTTTGCACCAAAAATGCAAGGTGAAGTTGACGCTTCCGTAGAATTCGATCAAGTGCTTTTGGCAGAAGACAATGGCACTGTCTCGATTGGAGCGCCCTTATTATCTGGCGCCAAGGTATCAGGGAAAATCCTTGATCATGTAAAAGGTGACAAAGTAATCGTCTTCAAGAAAAAAAGAAGAAAAGGTTACAAAAAGAAAAACGGTCACCGTCAGCAATTCACAAAAATAGTAATCGAAAATATCACACTGTAA
- the rpmA gene encoding 50S ribosomal protein L27, which translates to MAHKKGVGSSRNGRESESKRLGVKKFGGESVIAGNIIVRQRGTKHHPGVNVGLGKDHTIFALVPGKVAFTKKHDGKSVVGVIPAEA; encoded by the coding sequence ATGGCACATAAGAAAGGTGTAGGTAGTTCTAGAAACGGTAGAGAGTCTGAAAGTAAGAGACTTGGTGTAAAGAAATTTGGTGGTGAATCAGTTATCGCTGGTAATATCATTGTAAGACAAAGAGGTACTAAACACCATCCTGGCGTTAATGTTGGATTGGGTAAAGACCATACAATCTTTGCTTTGGTTCCTGGTAAAGTTGCTTTCACTAAAAAGCACGATGGTAAATCAGTAGTAGGAGTAATTCCAGCGGAAGCTTAA
- the hpf gene encoding ribosome hibernation-promoting factor, HPF/YfiA family, which yields MNFTENYNGIKIDVQSVNIEINTSVQEEIRSSIDKLSKFTQNINAVDVYFKTEGSGGNAVSVVGMRVGIPGPDVFAEEKGEHWIPLLKEVVDKLVRQLKKAKA from the coding sequence ATGAACTTCACAGAAAACTACAATGGAATTAAGATTGATGTTCAGTCAGTCAATATTGAAATCAATACTTCCGTTCAAGAAGAAATAAGGTCTTCAATAGACAAACTCTCAAAATTCACCCAAAACATCAATGCTGTAGATGTTTATTTTAAAACAGAGGGAAGTGGAGGCAACGCTGTTAGCGTGGTAGGGATGCGCGTTGGAATACCCGGTCCGGATGTATTTGCCGAAGAAAAGGGAGAACACTGGATTCCTTTGCTAAAGGAAGTAGTGGATAAATTGGTTAGACAATTGAAAAAAGCAAAAGCGTAG
- a CDS encoding rhomboid family intramembrane serine protease, translating into MDLSLTLIIIIITCLVSYYGWKNPDFINKQLFTPYLIKREGSYGRFLFSGFIHKDGTHLLFNMFTFYFFGNVVESYLTYVFGFELGLVAFIVFYLLAIVIADIPTYLKEQDNPGYHALGASGGTSATVFASIILMPLSDICIFGIFCLPGFILGLLFLGYAFYKGRTGGDNINHDAHFYGAVFGIAVIVLISPENGLRFWEQIKSFSLF; encoded by the coding sequence ATGGATTTATCTTTAACGTTAATAATTATTATCATTACCTGTCTGGTATCCTATTATGGATGGAAAAACCCTGATTTTATAAACAAACAATTGTTTACGCCTTACCTCATCAAGAGAGAAGGCTCTTACGGTCGGTTTTTATTTTCTGGCTTTATTCACAAAGATGGTACGCATTTGTTATTTAACATGTTTACCTTCTATTTCTTCGGAAATGTGGTAGAATCTTACCTCACATATGTATTTGGTTTTGAATTAGGCTTAGTCGCCTTTATTGTCTTTTACCTCTTGGCAATTGTCATTGCCGACATACCAACCTATCTAAAGGAACAAGACAACCCCGGATACCACGCCTTAGGGGCCTCAGGAGGCACTTCGGCTACTGTGTTTGCTAGCATAATCTTGATGCCACTCTCTGATATTTGTATCTTCGGCATCTTTTGTCTTCCCGGATTTATTTTGGGATTGCTCTTTTTAGGATATGCTTTTTATAAAGGCAGGACAGGTGGTGATAACATTAACCATGACGCCCATTTTTATGGTGCAGTGTTTGGAATTGCTGTGATCGTATTAATCTCTCCAGAAAATGGATTGCGATTTTGGGAACAAATAAAAAGCTTCAGCCTTTTTTAA